The following are encoded together in the Phaseolus vulgaris cultivar G19833 chromosome 9, P. vulgaris v2.0, whole genome shotgun sequence genome:
- the LOC137822698 gene encoding calcium-binding protein CML38-like, which translates to MGQHVGFEDVLRYFDEDGDGKVSPSELKQGLGMMGGELLMKEAEMAIAALDSDGDGLLSLEDFVALMESGGEEQKLKDLKVAFEMYDSEGCGFITPKSLKRMLKKMGESKTLDDCKAMIKQFDLNGDGLLSFEEFRIMMQ; encoded by the coding sequence ATGGGGCAGCACGTTGGTTTTGAGGATGTTCTGAGATACTTTGATGAAGATGGGGATGGAAAGGTTTCACCTTCGGAGCTGAAGCAGGGGTTGGGGATGATGGGTGGGGAGCTTCTGATGAAAGAGGCTGAGATGGCAATTGCAGCTTTGGATTCTGATGGAGATGGGTTGCTGAGTTTGGAGGATTTTGTTGCTCTCATGGAAAGTGGGGGAGAGGAGCAGAAGTTGAAGGACTTGAAGGTGGCTTTTGAGATGTATGACAGTGAAGGGTGTGGTTTTATAACCCCAAAGAGCTTGAAGAGGATGCTTAAGAAGATGGGTGAGTCCAAAACCCTTGATGACTGCAAAGCAATGATCAAACAGTTTGATTTGAATGGGGATGGCTTGCTCAGCTTTGAAGAATTCAGAATCATGATGCAGTGA
- the LOC137822905 gene encoding proteasome subunit beta type-5 has product MKLDTTGLESFPSLLAPQSDVVGALSAAPSFDLPNSNDFDGFLKEAIQMVKPAKGTTTLAFIFKEGVMVAADSRASMGGYISSQSVKKIIEINPYMLGTMAGGAADCQFWHRNLGIKCRLHELANKRRISVTGASKLLANILYSYRGMGLSVGTMIAGWDETGPGLYYVDSEGGRLKGTRFSVGSGSPYAYGVLDSGYRYDLSVEEAAELARRAIYHATFRDGASGGVASVYYVGPNGWKKLSGDDVGELHYHYYPVTPSTVEQEMVEAPGA; this is encoded by the exons ATGAAGCTCGATACCACTGGTCTTGAATCGTTTCCCTCACTGCTTGCACCTCAAAGCGACGTCGTTGGAGCACTCTCCGCCGCTCCATCCTTCGACCTTCCGAATTCCAATGAT TTCGATGGGTTCTTGAAAGAGGCTATTCAGATGGTGAAGCCCGCGAAGGGTACCACGACTCTTGCTTTTATTTTTAAGGAGGGTGTCATGGTAGCTGCCGATTCTCGAGCTAGCATGGGAGGATACATAT CATCGCAGTCTGTGAAGAAGATTATTGAAATCAATCCGTACATGCTGGGGACTATGGCTGGAGGTGCTGCTGATTGTCAGTTTTGGCACAGGAATCTCGGGATCAAG TGTCGTTTGCATGAGTTGGCGAATAAAAGGAGAATTTCAGTAACAGGAGCCTCGAAGCTACTTGCCAATATTCTATACTCTTATCGTGGAATGGGGTTATCAGTTGGTACCATGATTGCTGGATGGGATGAGACG GGACCTGGTCTATATTATGTTGATAGTGAAGGAGGAAGACTTAAAGGCACCAGATTCTCTGTTGGATCTGGTTCCCCATATGCTTATGGTGTATTGGACAGCGG GTACCGATATGACTTGTCGGTTGAGGAGGCAGCTGAACTTGCTCGACGAGCAATTTATCATGCAACATTTCGTGATGGGGCCAGTGGTGGAGTTGCTAGCG tGTACTATGTGGGACCAAATGGATGGAAGAAATTGTCTGGTGATGATGTTGGTGAACTGCATTACCATTACTACCCAGTAACCCCAAGCACAGTTGAACAAGAAATGGTTGAGGCACCTGGAGCATGA